One genomic region from Haloterrigena gelatinilytica encodes:
- a CDS encoding esterase/lipase family protein — MDRNHADETDAAETDGTESTTTSRRRLLQTTAATAVGGAGLAGASGSASASGFTGCDDWLDAPAEYPEIDLTSSNPTATNVDDFGDDPVVVFVHGWLGRETSTDQAYTLERAFEEAEYDGRVVAASWASDTLNYWKAEGTTETAGRRLASWLATDRIDLEETTVRLVGHSLGGRLCLEALAVLGDDATVDSVALVGAAADDDSVCTDGEFAYGIETGADAVFNYHSENDDSVCYGYEIQSLSSGLGCGGADCSGGWITDDSGTTPDDYTDVDVTATVADHCAYIKPEVGCVPQMVEDFESQ; from the coding sequence ATGGATCGAAATCACGCGGACGAAACCGATGCGGCGGAAACGGACGGAACCGAATCGACGACTACGAGCCGGCGTCGACTACTGCAGACGACGGCCGCGACGGCGGTCGGCGGCGCCGGACTCGCCGGCGCGTCGGGGTCGGCCTCGGCATCGGGCTTTACCGGCTGCGACGACTGGCTGGATGCCCCCGCGGAGTACCCGGAGATCGACCTCACCAGCAGCAATCCGACGGCGACGAACGTCGACGACTTCGGGGACGACCCGGTCGTCGTCTTCGTCCACGGCTGGCTCGGCCGCGAGACCAGCACCGATCAGGCCTACACCCTCGAGCGAGCCTTCGAGGAGGCCGAGTACGACGGCCGCGTCGTCGCGGCGTCGTGGGCCTCGGATACCCTCAACTACTGGAAAGCCGAGGGGACGACCGAGACGGCCGGGCGGCGCCTGGCATCGTGGCTGGCGACCGACCGCATCGACCTCGAGGAGACGACGGTTCGACTGGTCGGGCACTCGCTGGGCGGCCGGCTCTGTCTCGAGGCGCTGGCGGTACTGGGCGACGACGCGACCGTCGACAGCGTCGCGCTGGTCGGGGCGGCCGCCGACGACGACTCGGTCTGTACGGACGGCGAATTCGCCTACGGCATCGAAACCGGCGCCGACGCGGTCTTCAACTATCACTCCGAGAACGACGACAGCGTCTGTTACGGCTACGAGATTCAGTCGCTCTCGAGCGGACTGGGCTGTGGCGGCGCCGACTGCAGCGGCGGCTGGATCACCGACGACAGCGGGACGACGCCGGACGACTACACCGACGTGGACGTGACCGCCACCGTCGCCGATCACTGTGCGTATATCAAGCCGGAGGTCGGCTGCGTGCCGCAGATGGTCGAGGACTTCGAGTCTCAGTGA
- a CDS encoding TIGR00296 family protein, whose product MSQRQGVDLSYEDGARAVELAREAVESFVQHGQREQPGSMREAFYERTGAFVRLESTRGRGSLRGCAGGYRSGEQLGHVIVDSAIEAASEDSCGSEVTPSELPNLTVSVCAVRNVVLTDDPLADLELGTHGVAIDGGGEGGWLYPTVPVQNNWSAREYLDRTCRKAGLPPTAWQNDDVVVTLFEGQVFREREADGSIEEL is encoded by the coding sequence ATGTCCCAGCGACAGGGCGTCGACCTCTCCTACGAAGACGGTGCACGCGCGGTCGAACTCGCGCGCGAAGCCGTCGAATCTTTCGTACAACACGGGCAACGAGAACAACCGGGCAGCATGCGCGAGGCCTTCTACGAGCGAACCGGCGCGTTCGTTCGTCTCGAGTCGACGCGCGGCCGGGGGAGCCTGCGCGGCTGCGCCGGCGGCTACCGATCCGGGGAACAGCTCGGCCACGTGATCGTCGATTCGGCGATCGAAGCGGCCAGCGAGGATTCCTGTGGCTCCGAAGTGACTCCCTCCGAACTGCCGAATCTCACCGTCTCGGTTTGCGCCGTCAGGAACGTCGTGCTGACGGACGATCCGCTGGCGGATCTCGAACTGGGGACCCACGGCGTCGCCATCGACGGCGGCGGCGAGGGCGGCTGGCTCTACCCGACGGTTCCGGTCCAGAACAACTGGAGCGCCCGGGAGTACCTCGATCGGACCTGTCGAAAGGCGGGGCTGCCGCCGACGGCCTGGCAGAACGACGACGTCGTCGTCACGCTGTTCGAGGGCCAGGTCTTCCGCGAGCGGGAGGCCGACGGGAGCATCGAGGAACTGTAG
- a CDS encoding DUF7521 family protein, which produces MALESITAVASALTAVVGLFVAHLAYRGYRRNDSRTMRALAFGVVCIAVVPYAIRYLVDPLLGLTDAQSLLAITLSHAVGLAAIYRTFDR; this is translated from the coding sequence ATGGCACTCGAATCCATCACCGCGGTCGCGTCCGCCCTCACGGCAGTCGTCGGGCTGTTCGTCGCCCACCTCGCGTACCGCGGCTACCGGCGCAACGACAGTCGGACGATGCGCGCGCTCGCGTTCGGCGTCGTCTGTATCGCCGTCGTTCCCTACGCGATCCGCTATCTCGTCGACCCGCTGCTCGGACTCACCGACGCCCAGAGCCTGCTCGCGATCACCCTCTCTCACGCCGTCGGCCTGGCCGCCATCTACCGCACGTTCGACCGCTGA
- a CDS encoding DUF7521 family protein, producing the protein MIGTSSGTIDGLETLRGATAAVASEGFAPGRPSSPVGTSLALESSSTSQPGQVSVDSVGGSTPVVLAAIVTFLVATVLAVLVTYRFVEGYRRTKARPILWLAVGMFLLAPGPMFLRLLAGNVAAIPLSAQLLVTTLSELCGLLAILYAVYTT; encoded by the coding sequence ATGATCGGAACTTCCAGCGGGACGATCGACGGGCTCGAGACGCTCCGCGGAGCGACCGCGGCTGTCGCGTCCGAGGGGTTCGCACCCGGGAGGCCTTCGTCGCCGGTAGGCACTTCCCTCGCGCTCGAATCGTCGTCGACGTCGCAGCCGGGACAGGTCTCGGTCGACAGCGTCGGCGGATCGACGCCCGTCGTGCTCGCCGCCATCGTCACTTTCCTCGTGGCGACCGTCCTCGCCGTGCTCGTCACCTACCGGTTCGTCGAGGGCTACCGCCGGACGAAGGCGCGGCCGATCCTGTGGCTCGCCGTCGGCATGTTCCTGCTCGCACCGGGGCCGATGTTCCTCCGCCTGCTCGCGGGCAACGTCGCGGCGATTCCGCTCTCGGCGCAGTTGCTGGTGACGACGCTGTCGGAACTGTGCGGCCTGCTCGCCATCCTCTACGCCGTCTACACCACCTGA
- a CDS encoding helix-turn-helix transcriptional regulator, which yields MTTGVDPDTEELLTLLEDEYARTIIVETYREPQSADSLSDACDADPSTVYRRIDRLQERGLLRDQQRLDPNGHHYKVYVASLEHVGIDVTEDGFDVAVEYTEEDAADTFTRLYEEFSG from the coding sequence ATGACGACCGGCGTCGATCCCGACACCGAGGAGTTGCTCACTCTCCTCGAGGACGAGTACGCGCGGACGATCATCGTCGAAACGTACCGCGAGCCCCAGTCGGCCGACAGCCTGAGCGACGCCTGCGACGCCGATCCCTCGACCGTCTACCGACGCATTGACCGCCTGCAAGAGCGGGGGCTCCTGCGAGATCAGCAACGGCTCGACCCGAACGGCCACCACTACAAGGTCTACGTCGCCAGCCTCGAGCACGTCGGGATCGACGTCACCGAGGACGGGTTCGACGTCGCGGTCGAGTACACCGAAGAAGACGCCGCGGACACCTTCACGCGGCTCTACGAGGAGTTTTCGGGATGA
- a CDS encoding sensor domain-containing protein, giving the protein MSHRSGRFPPGTARRAVRTAITSPFRPQTYLNLLYLLLAFPLGLLYFVFLVTGVSLGVGLLVILVGAPILLVVFLASHVFAAFERASARYLLAVEIDSPGYPFLDDEGATDGFRSLLLGRETYKAMGFLLAKFAIGTAAFSMLVMLFTTAITLFLTPLYYQNPNVHIGFVTNGDPVQLTPSLQLPWHDLLIGAEFAVTITEWEVTTLPEALATSAVGLVALLLSLAICNGFAWLVGQFSRVLLGPSSRAALEDLQDGLAR; this is encoded by the coding sequence GTGAGTCATCGATCCGGTCGCTTCCCTCCCGGGACCGCCCGGCGGGCGGTACGGACGGCGATAACGAGCCCGTTTCGTCCGCAGACTTATCTGAACCTGCTGTATCTGCTGCTGGCGTTCCCGCTCGGACTCCTCTACTTCGTCTTCCTGGTCACGGGGGTTTCCCTCGGCGTCGGCCTGCTGGTGATCCTCGTCGGCGCGCCGATCCTGCTGGTGGTGTTCCTCGCCAGCCACGTCTTCGCGGCCTTCGAGCGCGCGAGCGCTCGCTACCTGCTGGCGGTCGAGATCGACTCCCCGGGGTATCCGTTCCTCGACGACGAGGGCGCGACGGACGGCTTTCGCTCGCTCCTGTTGGGTCGCGAGACGTACAAGGCGATGGGCTTTCTGCTCGCGAAGTTCGCCATCGGAACCGCGGCGTTTTCCATGCTGGTCATGCTGTTTACGACCGCGATAACGCTCTTCTTGACGCCGCTGTACTACCAGAATCCGAACGTCCACATCGGCTTCGTCACCAACGGCGATCCAGTTCAGCTCACGCCGTCGCTGCAACTGCCGTGGCACGACCTCCTGATCGGGGCCGAGTTCGCCGTCACGATCACCGAGTGGGAGGTGACGACCCTCCCCGAAGCGCTCGCGACCTCGGCCGTCGGACTCGTCGCGTTGCTGCTCTCGCTGGCGATCTGCAACGGCTTCGCCTGGCTCGTCGGCCAGTTCAGCCGCGTCCTGCTCGGCCCGTCCAGCCGCGCGGCCCTCGAGGACCTGCAGGATGGACTGGCCCGCTGA
- a CDS encoding ABC transporter ATP-binding protein, translated as MAAIETKNLTKRYGDDAALEGLELTVGEGEVFGFLGPNGAGKTTTIDLLLDFIRPTDGSATVLGRDTQDETDAVRDRVGILPDGFDLWERSSGYRHLEFALASKGGSESPEALLDRVGLDRADAERPVGDYSKGMAQRLAMAMALVGDPDLLILDEPSSGLDPHGIRTFQEIIREEAADGTTVFFSSHILGQVSAVCDRVGILDDGDLVTVDTIAGLRERSGVGSSLVVDVAEEPVVDLGEIDGVTDVTVRQDGRLRITYADPAAKALAIHRLVDSGATIVDFDVEEPTLEDLFTAFTGTDADSVRAGESSDESGRARHRATDGGARVGSSGPERARADAETEVSR; from the coding sequence ATGGCGGCCATCGAGACGAAGAACCTGACGAAGCGCTACGGCGACGACGCGGCCCTCGAGGGACTCGAGTTGACCGTCGGCGAGGGCGAGGTGTTCGGCTTCCTCGGCCCCAACGGCGCCGGGAAGACGACGACGATCGATCTCCTGCTCGATTTCATCCGACCGACCGACGGCTCGGCGACGGTGCTCGGCCGCGATACGCAGGACGAAACCGACGCCGTCCGCGATCGGGTCGGCATCCTTCCCGACGGGTTCGACCTCTGGGAACGCTCCTCGGGGTATCGCCACCTCGAGTTCGCCCTCGCGTCCAAGGGCGGCAGCGAGTCGCCCGAGGCGCTGCTCGACCGCGTCGGCCTCGACCGCGCGGACGCCGAGCGCCCGGTCGGCGACTACTCGAAGGGGATGGCCCAGCGGCTGGCGATGGCGATGGCGCTGGTCGGCGATCCCGACCTGCTGATCTTGGACGAACCCTCGAGCGGCCTCGATCCCCACGGCATCCGAACGTTCCAGGAGATCATCCGCGAGGAGGCCGCCGACGGGACGACCGTCTTCTTCTCGAGTCACATCCTCGGTCAGGTGTCGGCCGTCTGCGACCGGGTCGGCATCTTAGACGACGGCGACCTCGTCACCGTCGACACCATCGCCGGCCTGCGCGAGCGCTCCGGCGTCGGCTCGAGTCTCGTCGTCGACGTCGCGGAGGAGCCGGTCGTCGACCTCGGCGAGATCGACGGCGTCACCGACGTGACGGTCCGTCAGGACGGACGGCTCCGGATCACCTACGCCGACCCGGCAGCGAAGGCGCTGGCGATCCACCGCCTCGTCGACTCCGGGGCGACGATCGTCGACTTCGACGTCGAGGAGCCGACGCTCGAGGACCTCTTCACCGCGTTTACCGGGACCGACGCGGACTCGGTCCGGGCGGGAGAGTCGTCCGACGAATCGGGACGGGCCCGTCACCGGGCAACCGACGGCGGCGCGCGCGTCGGCTCGAGCGGGCCGGAGCGTGCTCGCGCCGACGCGGAAACGGAGGTGAGTCGATGA
- a CDS encoding ABC transporter permease — protein MSSTLIARKDFEDAVRSKLVWAVMGVFLFLMALVAVSASTQDLSEVEPTQLIVTVTNIGGLLFIPIVSLIVGYMAIVGERQSGSLRVLFGLSHSRWDVFVGKFVSRLGVVFVATLLTVALTVGMAVAMFDSVPLGTYLGYSALTILLGLAFAAIAVGVSAVSTSRMQAMGGAIGSYVVFSLIWHPLVAGVHYLLEGSMPELEAPEWYFLLLRLNPLDAYRQVSSELAGEFIWGIIGMESIVEDIPDAAFENPDTLLLSNRVSGDLPFYLSDWFAAVVLLAWIVVPLAIGYWRFDGADLN, from the coding sequence ATGAGTTCGACGCTGATCGCTCGCAAGGACTTCGAGGACGCCGTCCGCTCTAAGCTGGTCTGGGCGGTGATGGGCGTCTTCCTCTTCCTCATGGCGCTGGTCGCGGTCAGCGCGTCGACCCAGGACCTCTCGGAGGTCGAGCCGACCCAGCTGATCGTCACCGTCACCAACATCGGCGGGCTGTTGTTCATCCCGATCGTCTCGCTGATCGTCGGCTACATGGCGATCGTCGGCGAACGCCAGTCGGGCAGTCTGCGGGTGCTGTTCGGCCTCTCGCACAGCCGGTGGGACGTCTTCGTCGGCAAGTTCGTCAGCCGGCTCGGCGTCGTCTTCGTCGCGACGCTCCTGACGGTCGCGTTAACCGTCGGTATGGCGGTGGCGATGTTCGATTCCGTCCCGCTGGGGACCTACCTCGGCTACTCGGCGCTGACGATCCTGCTCGGACTGGCGTTTGCCGCCATCGCCGTCGGCGTCTCGGCGGTGTCCACGTCGCGGATGCAGGCGATGGGCGGTGCGATCGGGAGCTACGTCGTGTTCTCCCTGATCTGGCATCCGCTCGTCGCCGGCGTTCACTACCTCCTCGAGGGGAGCATGCCGGAGCTCGAGGCCCCCGAGTGGTACTTCCTCCTGCTCCGGCTGAACCCCCTCGACGCCTACCGGCAGGTCTCGAGCGAACTCGCCGGCGAGTTCATCTGGGGGATCATCGGGATGGAGAGCATCGTCGAAGATATCCCGGACGCGGCGTTCGAGAATCCGGACACCCTCCTCCTCTCGAACCGCGTGAGCGGCGACCTCCCGTTCTACCTGAGCGACTGGTTCGCCGCCGTCGTCCTGCTGGCCTGGATCGTCGTCCCGCTGGCGATCGGCTACTGGCGGTTCGACGGCGCCGACCTGAACTGA
- a CDS encoding M48 family metalloprotease yields the protein MIATTLVLPALTLGFLAAIWRLVAAIVSLFALPSIVAGAVALGLLAIFVGVQLGRVSTVAAHADARPVPPDAYPALGGAVTRAAAQLDVPVPTIAVSDRSAPEALVVGFRPENVHLVLSRGTIDALEDDELEAVVAHELAHVANRDAMVMTAAATPVVLARALKSKASRLAFARPDETESPTAFLRRSPGKFVGYTLMGIAAVPQRLLWFLFGGLSLVTLALATPAVAVLSRGRELAADRTAATATGSPAALASALRTLEDGIAETPAEDLREASSVSSLSILPLDRPGDDATAAGTAGSTVSGKRGGRLERLLFATHPSTERRLEILADLEATEAAT from the coding sequence ATGATCGCGACGACGCTCGTCCTCCCGGCCCTGACGCTCGGCTTTCTCGCCGCTATCTGGCGGCTCGTCGCGGCCATCGTGTCGCTTTTCGCACTCCCGTCGATCGTCGCGGGCGCGGTCGCGCTCGGCCTGCTCGCGATCTTCGTCGGCGTCCAACTCGGGCGGGTCAGCACCGTCGCGGCCCACGCCGACGCGAGGCCCGTCCCACCGGACGCGTACCCGGCGCTGGGCGGGGCCGTGACCAGAGCCGCGGCGCAACTCGACGTCCCGGTCCCGACGATCGCGGTCTCCGATCGGTCGGCGCCCGAGGCCCTCGTCGTCGGCTTCCGCCCCGAGAACGTCCACCTCGTCCTCTCGCGAGGGACGATCGACGCGCTCGAGGACGACGAACTCGAGGCGGTCGTCGCCCACGAACTGGCCCACGTCGCGAACCGCGACGCGATGGTGATGACCGCCGCCGCGACGCCGGTCGTCCTCGCACGAGCGCTCAAATCGAAGGCTTCCCGACTGGCCTTCGCCCGTCCCGACGAGACCGAGTCGCCGACCGCGTTCCTGCGGCGCTCGCCAGGGAAGTTCGTCGGCTACACGCTCATGGGAATCGCGGCCGTGCCGCAGCGACTCCTCTGGTTCCTGTTCGGCGGACTCTCGCTCGTCACGCTCGCGCTCGCGACGCCCGCCGTCGCCGTCCTCTCGCGGGGTCGGGAACTGGCCGCGGACCGCACCGCCGCGACGGCGACCGGTTCGCCGGCGGCGCTGGCCAGCGCGTTGCGGACCCTCGAGGACGGGATCGCCGAGACGCCCGCCGAAGACCTCCGGGAGGCCTCGAGCGTCTCGTCGCTGTCGATCCTCCCGCTGGATCGACCGGGAGACGACGCGACGGCGGCGGGAACCGCCGGTTCCACAGTGAGCGGCAAGCGCGGCGGCCGCCTCGAGCGGTTGCTCTTCGCGACGCATCCCTCGACCGAGCGCCGGCTCGAGATTCTCGCCGACCTCGAGGCGACGGAGGCGGCGACGTAA
- a CDS encoding nicotinate phosphoribosyltransferase — protein sequence MSNPFGTVPAEAVLEGRATDAYFERTRATLEHAGKNPHVVAEVTADQFPTGSFDVFTGVEDVATLFEGRNVDVDALPDGQLFDGGPVLRVEGPYLEFAELETSLLGFLSQPSGFATAALEARLAAPDSLVLSFGARHVHPSITSTVERAALLAGLDGFSHVAAGDILECEPGGTMPHALMFCFGEGNQDEAWTAFDEAVGEDVPRIALVDTFWDEKSESLLAAETLGEDLDGVRIDTTSSRRGDFRHIIREVRWELDARGREDVDIFCSGGLTPETIHPLRDVADGFGVGSHITGADSVDFSLDIVEIEGDPISKRGKLSGVKEVYRTPDGGHHVALADREGPDGGDALLEPLVRDGEIVREFDLESASERCLADADAVGFDSSE from the coding sequence ATGTCAAATCCGTTCGGTACCGTCCCGGCAGAGGCCGTTCTCGAGGGGCGCGCCACCGACGCCTACTTCGAGCGCACCCGCGCCACGCTCGAGCACGCGGGGAAGAACCCGCACGTCGTGGCCGAGGTGACCGCCGACCAGTTCCCCACCGGCTCCTTCGACGTCTTCACCGGCGTAGAAGACGTCGCCACGCTGTTCGAGGGCCGGAACGTCGACGTCGACGCCCTGCCCGACGGCCAGCTGTTCGACGGCGGGCCCGTCCTGCGCGTCGAGGGCCCCTACCTCGAGTTCGCCGAACTCGAGACCTCCCTCCTGGGATTCCTCTCGCAGCCGAGCGGCTTCGCGACGGCCGCCCTCGAGGCGCGGCTGGCGGCGCCCGACTCGCTGGTGCTCTCCTTCGGCGCCCGCCACGTCCACCCGTCGATCACGTCGACGGTCGAACGCGCGGCCCTGCTCGCGGGGCTGGACGGCTTCTCCCACGTCGCCGCGGGCGACATCTTGGAGTGCGAACCCGGCGGGACGATGCCCCACGCGCTGATGTTCTGCTTCGGCGAGGGCAACCAGGACGAGGCCTGGACGGCCTTCGACGAGGCCGTCGGCGAGGACGTGCCGCGGATCGCGCTGGTCGACACCTTCTGGGACGAGAAGAGCGAGAGCCTGCTGGCCGCCGAGACGCTGGGCGAGGACTTAGACGGCGTTCGCATCGATACCACGAGTTCGCGACGGGGCGACTTCCGACACATCATCCGCGAGGTCCGCTGGGAGCTCGACGCGCGCGGCCGCGAGGACGTCGACATCTTCTGTAGCGGCGGGCTCACCCCCGAGACCATCCACCCCCTCCGCGACGTCGCCGACGGCTTCGGCGTCGGTAGCCACATCACCGGCGCCGACTCGGTCGACTTCAGTCTCGACATCGTCGAAATTGAAGGCGACCCTATCTCCAAGCGGGGGAAGCTCTCCGGCGTGAAGGAGGTGTACCGAACGCCCGACGGCGGCCACCACGTCGCGCTGGCCGACCGCGAGGGGCCCGACGGGGGCGACGCGCTGCTCGAGCCGCTCGTCCGGGACGGCGAGATCGTCCGCGAGTTCGACCTCGAGTCGGCCAGCGAACGGTGTCTGGCCGACGCCGACGCGGTCGGCTTCGACTCGAGCGAGTAG
- a CDS encoding Hvo_1808 family surface protein has protein sequence MQRSRLAVLALAGLLLLSGCTVPGSPDRFDTSREPGHVGGYAHDDTFAFDGEETLTESQLEAVKYRSMARIEVVRGLKFERDVDLEVISRSEYRSQRGGSESASAFTNELWRGAFVVDGETDVNAAMDDLYGSSVQGYYVTDRIVVIADDADEIRIDRETLVHELVHALQDQRFGLERDGETIDERRAELGLIEGEANYVPHRYAERCGDEWQCLPVTPPAPSEVSADRPFNVGLFLSIYAPYAEGPSFVEALSERGGWTAVDEAHDDYPASTSQVIHPDRYPDDRPVDVDVPDRSSDEWEPITADGEVRTETVGEATLFGALWANGVIERSITEGATERSPYNYSHPATDGWAGDTVTAYRDADGERTGHVWRLAWESEADADEFATAYRSLLESRGAESVDAGADTYRIPDGDSFEGAYRVTVEDDAVTIVGAPTVDDLEGVRAPRVNASTASPPSDVQTAATAPAAPSEPTATAAPPAPLRAGTATAPTPTPAPTATASADE, from the coding sequence ATGCAACGGAGCCGCCTCGCGGTGCTCGCGCTCGCCGGCCTGCTGCTCCTCTCGGGGTGTACGGTCCCCGGTTCGCCCGACCGGTTCGACACGAGCCGCGAGCCGGGGCACGTCGGCGGCTACGCCCACGACGACACCTTCGCGTTCGACGGTGAGGAGACGCTCACCGAGTCGCAACTCGAGGCCGTCAAGTACCGCTCGATGGCCCGGATCGAGGTCGTTCGCGGGCTGAAGTTCGAACGCGACGTGGACCTCGAGGTGATCTCGCGATCCGAGTACCGAAGCCAGCGGGGCGGATCGGAGTCGGCGTCGGCGTTTACGAACGAACTGTGGCGCGGGGCGTTCGTCGTCGACGGCGAGACGGACGTCAACGCGGCGATGGACGACCTCTACGGCAGCAGCGTCCAAGGCTACTACGTCACCGATCGGATCGTCGTCATCGCCGACGACGCCGACGAGATCCGCATCGACCGCGAGACGCTGGTCCACGAACTGGTTCACGCCCTCCAGGATCAGCGCTTCGGCCTCGAGCGCGACGGCGAGACGATCGACGAGCGGCGGGCCGAACTCGGCCTGATCGAGGGGGAAGCCAACTACGTGCCCCACCGCTACGCCGAGCGCTGCGGCGACGAGTGGCAGTGTCTCCCCGTCACGCCGCCGGCACCGTCCGAGGTCAGCGCCGATCGGCCGTTCAACGTCGGCCTCTTCCTCTCGATTTACGCGCCGTACGCGGAGGGCCCGTCGTTCGTCGAGGCCCTCTCCGAGCGCGGCGGCTGGACCGCGGTCGACGAGGCCCACGACGACTATCCCGCCAGCACCAGCCAGGTGATCCACCCCGACCGCTACCCGGACGACCGACCGGTCGACGTCGACGTTCCGGACCGCTCGAGCGACGAATGGGAGCCGATCACCGCCGACGGCGAGGTTCGGACCGAGACGGTCGGCGAGGCGACCCTCTTCGGGGCCCTGTGGGCCAACGGGGTCATCGAGCGCTCGATCACGGAGGGGGCGACCGAGCGCTCGCCGTACAACTACTCCCATCCCGCGACCGACGGCTGGGCCGGCGACACCGTCACTGCGTACCGCGACGCCGACGGGGAGCGGACCGGCCACGTCTGGCGCCTCGCCTGGGAGAGCGAGGCCGACGCCGACGAGTTCGCCACTGCGTACCGCAGCCTCCTCGAGAGCCGCGGCGCGGAGTCGGTCGACGCCGGGGCGGATACCTACCGAATTCCCGACGGCGACTCCTTCGAAGGGGCCTACCGCGTGACCGTCGAGGACGACGCCGTCACGATCGTCGGCGCGCCGACGGTCGACGACCTCGAGGGCGTCCGCGCGCCGAGAGTGAACGCGTCGACTGCGTCGCCCCCGTCGGACGTACAGACCGCGGCGACTGCACCAGCCGCGCCGAGCGAACCGACCGCAACGGCCGCGCCGCCCGCCCCGTTGCGTGCGGGAACCGCGACGGCACCGACACCAACACCGGCACCGACGGCGACGGCGTCCGCAGACGAGTAG